The Apium graveolens cultivar Ventura chromosome 6, ASM990537v1, whole genome shotgun sequence genome contains a region encoding:
- the LOC141666022 gene encoding putative mitochondrial protein AtMg00310, with protein sequence MHIGRHKNSVFVFLVDRVEKKLQTWSSQNISKAGKVTLLKSTAQSMPNFWMNLLLIPVAVCESIERKMNAYWWGTGKNRRGIKWISWDRLCEAKEGGGLGFRKIQEFNIAMLSKQAWRLLNDANPLVTQLMKSRYYVDSEFTNANLGANPSYMWRSILAAQEMVKQGGRRWIGDGQDTRVWQVQWLPCRQNGLITSEMPPELEQMRVNSLMQTDCKAWDEELVRDLFNDRDMDLILRIPLSIRSNFDSWYWVHDNDGHFTVRSCYRQLRGERE encoded by the coding sequence ATGCATATTGGTAGACATAAAAATTCAGTGTTTGTATTCTTGGTGGATAGAGTAGAGAAAAAGCTTCAAACTTGGAGCTCACAAAATATATCGAAAGCTGGTAAAGTGACTTTGCTCAAGTCGACAGCCCAATCAATGCCAAATTTTTGGATGAATTTACTGTTAATTCCAGTGGCTGTATGTGAATCAATAGAGAGGAAAATGAATGCATATTGGTGGGGCACTGGCAAAAATCGCAGGGGAATCAAATGGATATCTTGGGATCGCTTGTGTGAAGCCAAAGAAGGAGGTGGTTTAGGCTTCAGAAAGATTCAGGAGTTTAATATAGCCATGCTCTCAAAACAGGCTTGGAGATTACTGAATGATGCTAATCCACTGGTAACACAACTGATGAAATCTCGATATTATGTTGATTCAGAGTTCACTAATGCGAATCTGGGAGCTAATCCCAGTTACATGTGGAGGAGTATATTAGCAGCTCAGGAGATGGTGAAACAAGGGGGAAGAAGGTGGATTGGGGATGGTCAAGATACACGAGTGTGGCAAGTACAGTGGTTACCATGCCGACAAAATGGTTTGATAACAAGTGAGATGCCCCCAGAGTTGGAGCAGATGAGAGTAAACAGCTTAATGCAAACTGACTGTAAAGCTTGGGATGAAGAGCTGGTGCGAGATTTATTTAATGACAGAGACATGGACTTAATCTTGCGAATTCCTTTATCGATTCGGTCTAATTTTGATTCATGGTATTGGGTTCATGATAATGATGGTCACTTTACAGTTCGGAGCTGTTATAGGCAGTTGAGGGGGGAGCGAGAGTAA
- the LOC141666024 gene encoding 2-hydroxyisoflavanone dehydratase-like — protein sequence MTSSETELVHNFPPFFQILKNGTVKRFFNDPFFPTTGDEPNSDGVLTKDVVVSSDPKVGARLFLPKITDPTRKLPLLVYIHGGGFSIGSACNQLFTSYVISLVASANVIAVSVDYRLAPENPIPACYEDSWEVLKWVGFHGLGQGSDPWLNKYADFSKVFLAGESAGANIAHNMAARVGSEDPGMKISGMVLVHPFFGNNEVSPMWKVICPDISGYDDPRYNPAANPGLMGKIGCGKVLVCCAENDDFKDRAVSYYEALKKSEWSGEVEIFETEGEGHAFHVFNQGCEKAAVLKKKMADYFNN from the coding sequence ATGACATCCTCGGAAACTGAACTAGTTCACAACTTTCCTCCTTTCTTCCAAATCCTCAAAAACGGCACCGTTAAGCGTTTCTTCAACGACCCTTTCTTTCCTACCACCGGCGATGAGCCCAATAGCGACGGCGTTTTGACTAAAGACGTCGTCGTTTCGTCTGACCCTAAAGTCGGTGCGCGTCTCTTCTTGCCCAAAATAACCGACCCGACCCGGAAACTCCCGCTCCTTGTTTATATCCACGGAGGTGGGTTTTCGATCGGGTCGGCTTGTAATCAGCTTTTTACGAGCTACGTTATCTCGCTCGTTGCGAGCGCTAATGTGATAGCTGTTTCTGTTGATTATCGATTGGCGCCGGAAAATCCTATTCCGGCCTGTTATGAGGATTCGTGGGAGGTTCTGAAATGGGTCGGTTTTCACGGGTTGGGTCAAGGATCTGACCCGTGGTTGAACAAGTACGCTGATTTTTCGAAGGTGTTTTTAGCGGGTGAAAGTGCAGGTGCTAACATTGCACATAACATGGCTGCTCGGGTCGGGTCAGAGGATCCGGGAATGAAGATATCGGGTATGGTTTTGGTGCATCCGTTTTTCGGGAACAATGAGGTGAGTCCAATGTGGAAAGTGATATGTCCGGATATAAGTGGGTATGATGACCCGAGATATAACCCGGCTGCGAATCCTGGTTTGATGGGTAAGATAGGGTGTGGGAAGGTGTTGGTGTGCTGTGCTGAGAATGATGATTTCAAAGACAGGGCAGTGAGTTATTATGAAGCTTTGAAGAAGAGCGAATGGAGTGGTGAGGTTGAGATATTTGAGACAGAAGGTGAAGGCCATGCGTTTCATGTTTTTAATCAAGGTTGTGAGAAAGCTGCGGTACTCAAGAAGAAAATGGCTGATTACTTCAATAATTGA